A single Lactuca sativa cultivar Salinas chromosome 8, Lsat_Salinas_v11, whole genome shotgun sequence DNA region contains:
- the LOC111902656 gene encoding hyoscyamine 6-dioxygenase isoform X1, producing the protein MEIKEDKDSRWFNVNYVPQEYIFSHEDRPQNLDIPVCDSFPVIDLGIPFQPIEAILKASQEFGFFQVINHGVPKKTMIDAMNVLKEFFNMPYKEAIGYVPHAKGWIYTNTDHTKDGVYLWRENLKHLCHPLDKCIQLWPDKPTRYHEKRIYIHYYREVIATYIVEIQKLSLRILEMIGEGLGLEAGYFNNISEVQLLSSNFYPPCPDPSLTLGILAHQDPSFITLVYQGNSTGLQVLKDGQWINVGAISDAFVVNIGNQMEIISNGKLRSVDHRVVTSMHKTRSSIATFVNPSLDCVVEPAKVLVNEAEPSSYKAIQYKEYVRRNNAFGDYTSALQNVTILES; encoded by the exons ATGGAGATCAAGGAAGATAAAGATTCAAGGTGGTTCAACGTTAACTATGTACCTCAGGAGTACATATTCTCCCATGAAGATAGGCCACAAAATCTTGATATTCCTGTTTGTGATTCCTTTCCTGTTATAGACCTTGGAATACCTTTTCAGCCAATTGAAGCAATCTTGAAGGCTTCTCAAGAATTTGGTTTCTTTCAG GTGATCAATCATGGAGTTCCGAAGAAGACGATGATTGATGCAATGAATGTTCTTAAAGAATTCTTTAACATGCCGTACAAAGAAGCAATAGGGTACGTTCCACATGCAAAGGGTTGGATTTACACCAACACCGACCACACAAAAGATGGCGTGTATTTATGGAGGGAAAATCTCAAGCATCTTTGTCATCCATTGGACAAATGCATTCAACTATGGCCCGACAAACCAACTAGATATCA TGAAAAACGTATATATATACACTACTACAGGGAGGTAATTGCAACTTATATAGTAGAAATACAGAAACTGAGTTTGAGGATTTTGGAGATGATCGGTGAAGGGTTAGGACTGGAGGCGGGGTACTTTAATAATATAAGTGAAGTCCAGTTATTATCGTCAAATTTCTACCCACCATGTCCAGACCCGAGTCTAACTTTGGGAATATTAGCGCACCAAGATCCGAGCTTCATAACGTTGGTGTATCAAGGTAATTCAACTGGTCTTCAGGTTTTGAAGGATGGTCAATGGATCAATGTTGGAGCCATTTCGGATGCCTTTGTTGTCAACATAGGTAACCAGATGGAG ATTATAAGCAATGGAAAGCTGAGAAGTGTTGATCACAGAGTAGTGACTAGCATGCACAAAACTAGAAGCAGCATTGCGACTTTTGTGAACCCATCTCTCGATTGCGTCGTTGAACCTGCAAAGGTTTTGGTAAACGAAGCAGAACCATCAAGCTACAAAGCCATTCAATATAAAGAATATGTTCGACGCAACAATGCATTTGGCGACTACACTTCTGCGTTACAAAATGTTACAATTTTGGAAAGTTGA
- the LOC111902656 gene encoding hyoscyamine 6-dioxygenase isoform X2 → MEIKEDKDSRWFNVNYVPQEYIFSHEDRPQNLDIPVCDSFPVIDLGIPFQPIEAILKASQEFGFFQVINHGVPKKTMIDAMNVLKEFFNMPYKEAIGYVPHAKGWIYTNTDHTKDGVYLWRENLKHLCHPLDKCIQLWPDKPTRYQEVIATYIVEIQKLSLRILEMIGEGLGLEAGYFNNISEVQLLSSNFYPPCPDPSLTLGILAHQDPSFITLVYQGNSTGLQVLKDGQWINVGAISDAFVVNIGNQMEIISNGKLRSVDHRVVTSMHKTRSSIATFVNPSLDCVVEPAKVLVNEAEPSSYKAIQYKEYVRRNNAFGDYTSALQNVTILES, encoded by the exons ATGGAGATCAAGGAAGATAAAGATTCAAGGTGGTTCAACGTTAACTATGTACCTCAGGAGTACATATTCTCCCATGAAGATAGGCCACAAAATCTTGATATTCCTGTTTGTGATTCCTTTCCTGTTATAGACCTTGGAATACCTTTTCAGCCAATTGAAGCAATCTTGAAGGCTTCTCAAGAATTTGGTTTCTTTCAG GTGATCAATCATGGAGTTCCGAAGAAGACGATGATTGATGCAATGAATGTTCTTAAAGAATTCTTTAACATGCCGTACAAAGAAGCAATAGGGTACGTTCCACATGCAAAGGGTTGGATTTACACCAACACCGACCACACAAAAGATGGCGTGTATTTATGGAGGGAAAATCTCAAGCATCTTTGTCATCCATTGGACAAATGCATTCAACTATGGCCCGACAAACCAACTAGATATCA GGAGGTAATTGCAACTTATATAGTAGAAATACAGAAACTGAGTTTGAGGATTTTGGAGATGATCGGTGAAGGGTTAGGACTGGAGGCGGGGTACTTTAATAATATAAGTGAAGTCCAGTTATTATCGTCAAATTTCTACCCACCATGTCCAGACCCGAGTCTAACTTTGGGAATATTAGCGCACCAAGATCCGAGCTTCATAACGTTGGTGTATCAAGGTAATTCAACTGGTCTTCAGGTTTTGAAGGATGGTCAATGGATCAATGTTGGAGCCATTTCGGATGCCTTTGTTGTCAACATAGGTAACCAGATGGAG ATTATAAGCAATGGAAAGCTGAGAAGTGTTGATCACAGAGTAGTGACTAGCATGCACAAAACTAGAAGCAGCATTGCGACTTTTGTGAACCCATCTCTCGATTGCGTCGTTGAACCTGCAAAGGTTTTGGTAAACGAAGCAGAACCATCAAGCTACAAAGCCATTCAATATAAAGAATATGTTCGACGCAACAATGCATTTGGCGACTACACTTCTGCGTTACAAAATGTTACAATTTTGGAAAGTTGA